From one Branchiostoma floridae strain S238N-H82 chromosome 3, Bfl_VNyyK, whole genome shotgun sequence genomic stretch:
- the LOC118412005 gene encoding uncharacterized protein LOC118412005 has translation MAMKAFHVLTFATALIVVLSVMSSVWAEEEEEENFLPVDERSAEEEEATLEELLADILARLRGNEEEKRGLGKFGRRPLRQCRGNSMCKIFYGSRPKTICSCPRDTECMAPPNSRFKYRCM, from the exons ATGGCGATGAAGGCTTTTCATGTCTTAACGTTTGCTACGGCGCTTATTGTCGTTCTTTCAGTGATGTCTTCCGTTTGGGccgaggaggaggaagaggagaacTTCTTACCCGTAGATGAAAGAAGCGCAGAGGAAGAAGAG GCAACCCTGGAGGAGCTCCTAGCAGATATCTTGGCGAGACTACGCGGGAATGAAGAAGAGAAACGTGGGCTGGGCAAGTTTGGAAGAAGGCCTCTTCGCCAG TGCAGAGGCAACAGCATGTGCAAGATTTTCTACGGCTCCAGACCCAAGACCATCTGCTCCTGCCCCAGGGACACTGAGTGCATGGCGCCCCCTAACAGCCGGTTCAAGTACCGCTGCATGTAA